GTCGAACGTGGAAGCCGCGCGGCTCGACGTCTCCATTCCGATCGACAGCCTGTCGGTGGTGAGCGAGGGCCTGCGCGAGCATATGCTGCGCCCGGGAAGCGATGGGGCAAGCCCCGACTTCTTCGGCCCCGACGCGGGCGAAGCGCGCTTCGTGTCGACAAAGGTCCGCCGCACCGGGCCGACGAGCGCGCTCATTCATGGCGAGTTGACAATGCTCGGCACGACGCAGCCTGTGGCCATTGCCGCGCAATTCACCGGCGCCGGCGCCAATCCGATGAGCCAGGCGGAGACGATCGGCTTTACCGGGCGCGCGCGTATCCTGCGCTCGCAATTCGGCCTCAACTTCGCGGTCCCCGCCATTTCCGACGAGGTCGACCTCGAGATCAGCGCGGCGTTCGAACGTCAGTAGGGCGCGCGCGCATCCCTCCGACGCATCGGCGGCAGGCAACATCGTGGTCAAGCGACCGGTTCGTCATCCTCGTCGTCATGCGCGCGCGCCGGTCTCTCCTCGTCGCGGCAGCACACGGCGTGACAGGCCGAGGGCGATTTGACCGGGTGGGGCGCCTGGTCGGGCATCGGCGGGCCATGGCGACCCGCCTCCTCGCCCTGCGCCATCGCCCCGCAATGCTCGGGCGCCATGCCATAGGGCGATAGCGCGAGCGCGACGCTGACGAGGCTCGCGCCGAAGGATCGATCACACAGCACTGGAAAATTTCCGCTGCGATTGAAGTCGCCACGGGTCGAGCAGCGCCGCCATCGCGCGTGCATAGGGCCAGCCGTCCTTGCCGATGACCAGCCGCCCGCCGTCGAGCCGGGCCAGACCGTGCGCGACGAAGGGGCAAAGCGCCGAGGTAATCCGCGCCCAATCGGGGAGCAGCTCGAGCCGGGTCGATCCGGTGCACAGGAACCGTTCGATCACGCGGGCCCGAAGGCTGTCGAGCGGCCCGAGTGCGATCCCGCGATTGCCCGAAAGCAGACCGTTGGCGGCGCGCAGCCCGTAACGCCCGCTGTTCTTCTCATTCTGGACCAGCAAGCCGGGCAGGCGGCTGATCGCGCTCGCACCCATGCCGATCAGCGTGTCGCATGGATCGTCGGTATAGCCCTGGAAATTGCGACGAACGCGGCCGAGATCGGCGGCCTTGGCGAGCGCATCGTTCGGGCGTGCGAAATGGTCGAAGCCGATGGCACGATACCCCGCCTCAACCAGCTGGTCGCGGGCGGCCTCGGCCTGTTCGAACCGGGCCAGCGGTCCCGGCAGTCGATCGGCAGGGATGGCGCGCTGGCGCGGGACGATATGGGGGACATGGGCATAGCCGAACACGGCGAGCCGGTCGGGACCCATTGCGACCGCACGCCCGATATTGTCGGCGAGCATGGCGGCGTCCTGCCCCGGCAGCCCGTACATCAGGTCGAAATTGAGACTGGTGACGCCCGCCTCGCGCAGGGACGATGTCGCCACAGCGATCATCGGCTCGGGCTGCACGCGCCCGATCGCCGCCTGGATGGCAGGATCGAACGTCTGGACCCCGAGGCTGGCGCGCTCGAAGCCGATGCGCGCCATCGCTTCGGCAAAAGCGGGGGTCAGCGATCGCGGGTCGATCTCGATGGACCAGCTCGCATGATCGCCGCCGAACGCATCGGCCAGGTGCTGCGCGAGCGCCTCGAGCTGTTCGGGGGAAAGGGCGTTGGGGCTGCCACCGCCGAGCGCGACGCGGACCACGCGGCCCCTTCCCTCGAGCGCGGCCGCGACGAGATCGATCTCTGCATGGAGCCCGGCCATATAGCGGTCGAGCCGCGCGCTCCTGTTGGCCGCGCCGGTGTTGCAGCCGCAGTAGAAACAGATTTTCTCGCAAAAGGGGATGTGGAGGTAGAGCGAGACGGGATCATGTTCGCGGACCCGTGCGAGCGCGGCGCGCTGCTGCTCGGGCGTCATGTCGTCGTGAAATTCGGCGGCCGTCGGATAGCTGGTGTAGCGCGGGACGGGCGTGGCGAGGAGGTCGGGAAAGTAGGGCATGGACCGCGCTATGCCTCGCGCGACGGGGCCTCGCCTTGATCGTCGTCAAAACTATCCTCCTCCTCGTCGATGAGGATGCGCGCGGCGGCGCCGTCGAGGTCGTCATATTGCCCGCTGCGCAAGGTCCAGAAGAATGCCGCGAGCCCGGCAAGACCGGCGAGCAACGCGATGGGCAGGAGATAGCCAAGCGCCGTCATCGCGCCGCCCGCGCGAGCCGCAACGAATTGGCGACGACGATGAGACTCGATCCCGACATGGCGATGGCGGCGACGAGCGGGGTGACCTTGCCCGCCAGCGCGAGCGGCACCGCGCAGACATTGTAGATGATGGCGAGCGCGAAATTCTGGCGAATGACGCGCATCGTGGCGCGCGCCCCGCGCACCGCGCGCGGCACTGCGTCGAGGCCCTCGCCGAGGAAGAGGAAGTCGGCGGCGGTCTGGCCGACGTCGCTGGCCGAGGCGGGCGCCATGGACACGTCGGCGCGTTTCAATGCCGGCCCGTCGTTGAGACCGTCGCCGACCATCAGCACGCCGTGGCCATCGAACTGGAGCGCAACGATGCGCGCCTCCTTTGCCCCCGGGTCGACCCCGCCACGCGCCGGAATGCCGAGCGCGCCCCCGACGCGTTCGACGCTCGCGGCTCGGTCCCCCGACAGCATCTCGCTCGCCACCCCGAGCCGCGACAGGCTGGCGAGGCTGGCGCGCGCTTCGGGGCGCAGCTGGTCCTCGAACCTAATGAGCGTCGACGCGCCGCGGGGCAGTTCGGCGAAGGCGGCCAGCGCCTGTGTCTCGCTGTCGGCGACGCGAAGGCCGACCCAATCGGGTCGACCGAAACGGTAGAGGCGCCCCCCGATGCGCGCTTCCAGCCCCTGTCCGACATGCTCGTCGATGCTGTCGAGCGTGGCGGGAACCACGTCTTCGAGGCGACAGCGGATGGCGCGGCTCAAGGGGTGGGTGCTGGCCGCGACCATGGCGGCAAGAACGGCGCGATTCTCTGGACCCAGCGGCAGGCTGAGGGGGCGCAGGTCGCCCCGCGTCAGCGTCCCCGTCTTGTCGAACAGCGCCCGCGTGACGCCGGCGAGCCGCTCGAATGCGCTGCCTTCGCGCACGAGGATGCCGCTGCGCATGAAGGCGCCCGCCGCGACGACCTGCGCGACCGGCACGGCGAGGCCGAGCGCACAGGGACAGGTGATGATCAGTACCGATACCGCGATCAGCAGCGCCTGATGCGCCCCCACGCCCGCCAGCATCCAGCCGATGAAGGCGAGCAGTGCGAGGCTATGCACCAGCGGTGTGTAGAGGCGCGCGGCGCGGTCGGCGATGCGGACATAGGCCGAGCGGCTCTCGCTGGCGCGCTCCATCAGGCGCGCGATCTCGGCGATGGCGGTGGCCTCGCCCGCAGCGGTGACACGCATCTCGATGGGAGCGGCAAGGTTGATGGTGCCGGCGAGCAGGTCGGCGCCGCGGTCTACCGTAACAGGCAAGCTCTCGCCGGTGACAAGCGAACGATCGACCTCGCTATGGCCTTTCTGGAGCCTACCGTCGGCGGGGATGCGCTCGCCCGCGGCGACGAGAAGGCGGTCGCCGGGGGCCAAGGCCTCGACCGCGACGATGCGGGTCGCGCCGCCGGTTTCGAGGAGCAGCGCCTCGCGTGGGATCCGGCGCATCAGCGTGGCGACCGCGCTTTCGGCGCGCGCGCGCATAATGCTGTCGAGCACGCGCCCGATCAGGAGGAAGAAGAGCAGCATGACGGCGCTGTCGAAATAGGCGTGGGGCGCGTGGGTTGCAGTCTCGTAGAGGCTCATGCCGGTCGCCAGCAGGACGCCGATCGAGATGGGCACGTCCATGTTGGTGCGCCCCCGCTTCAGCGCGGCAAGCGCGGAGGAGAAGAAGGGGCGGCCTGCATAAGCGACGGCGGGCACGGCGATGAGCGCGGAGAGCCAATGGAACAGGCTGCGCGTGATCCCCTCGGCTCCGGCCCAGACCGAGACCGAGAGGAGCATGATGTTCATCATCGCAAAGCCTGCGACCGCGAGCGCCTTCACCAGCGCGCGGGTCTCGGCGATGCGCGGGCTCTCGATGGTCTCGCCGGCATAGGGGTGGGCGTCGAAGCCGGTACGGGCGAAGGCGTCGGCGATGGCGTCTTCGGGAAGATCGGCCTCATGCTCGACCCGGACGCGGCGCGCCGACAGGTTGACGCGCGCGCCCGTGATCCCCTTGGTCGCGGGCAGCTCGCGCTCGATCCGCGCGATGCAGGCCGCGCAGCGCATGCCCTCGACCGACCAGAGCGAGCTGGCGGTGGGGATGAGCGAGGCGCGCGGTGCGTCCATCAGGCGCCCAGCGGCAGGAGGAAGCGCGCGCCGCCGCGGGGGCCCTCGGCGGTAACGCGCACGCTCCACCGGCCCTCGCCGACCGCTTGCTCGCTGAGGAAGAGATTGTCGCCCAGCGGGACGAAGGTCAGCGCGACATCCTCGCTCTTGCGCAGCCGATGCTCGGCGCGGCCTTCGAGCCCGCTGGCATCGGGGCCGGTGATGCGCACTTCGACACGGCCATCGCTACGCCAGGTCGCGCCTGCGTCCCAGCCCAGTGCGTCCTGGCGTTGCTGCGCCTCGGCCCACTCGTCATGCGCCTGGCCCGCGACATAGCTGTTGTCGACGACCGTACCGCCGAAATTGCCGATCGCGAGGCGCGCCATGGTGAAATTGACCGCCATGACGACCCCGAAGAAGGCGACGAGCACCAGCGCCATCTTGCGTCCGGTAAAAGGTGTTTTCATCGCTATCGCCCCTCGCGGTTGAAGTTGGTTGCAGCGCTGGCGGTGCCGCCCTCCTCGTCGAGCGCGGTGGCTTCGAAGAGGATGTCCTGCCGCGCGGGCCCCTCGCCGGGTGCGGCGAGATAGACGGTGGTGCGCTGGACCGCATCGGCAGGCACCTCGACAGTGAAGCGGGTCGCCGCCTCTTCGCGAGTCTGGCGGTCGGTCCACAGCTCGACATCCTCGAGCCCCGACACGCCGACCGAGAAGATGCGCGGGCGCTGCTGCATATTGCGCAGCTTGACGACATAACCGTTGCGCACGTCACCGTCGGACAGGGTCATGCTGAGCGGATTGCGGATCTGCCCCGCGTCGAGCTCGATGCGGGTGCGGTTGGAAACGGCGAACAGCATGGCGAGTCCGATCGCCGCCCAGATGCCGAAATAGAGGAAGGTGCGCGGGCGCAGCAGGCGCTTGAGCGGCGGCTCGGCTGGCTGGCCCGATGTCGCCAGCTTCTCGTCCTCCACGGTGGTGTAGCCGATGAGCTTGTCGGGCCGCCCGACCCGCCGCATGACCTCGTCGCAGGCATCGATGCACAAGGCGCAGGTGATGCAACCGATCTGCGGCCCTTCGCGAATGTCGATGCCGGTCGGGCAGACCGCGATACAGGCCTTGCAGTCGATGCAGTCGCCCTGCGGCAGGAGCGCGGCGGGATCGTCGGCCTCGAGCGCGGCGGC
The nucleotide sequence above comes from Sphingomicrobium arenosum. Encoded proteins:
- the ccoS gene encoding cbb3-type cytochrome oxidase assembly protein CcoS, translated to MTALGYLLPIALLAGLAGLAAFFWTLRSGQYDDLDGAAARILIDEEEDSFDDDQGEAPSREA
- a CDS encoding YceI family protein: MKSIVTFTIVGASALIASTQLGAQPAGAPASPTEAAAVAAGTYATDPAHTLVRWSVSHFGFNPYWGSFGNVAGTLEIDPSNVEAARLDVSIPIDSLSVVSEGLREHMLRPGSDGASPDFFGPDAGEARFVSTKVRRTGPTSALIHGELTMLGTTQPVAIAAQFTGAGANPMSQAETIGFTGRARILRSQFGLNFAVPAISDEVDLEISAAFERQ
- the hemN gene encoding oxygen-independent coproporphyrinogen III oxidase; protein product: MPYFPDLLATPVPRYTSYPTAAEFHDDMTPEQQRAALARVREHDPVSLYLHIPFCEKICFYCGCNTGAANRSARLDRYMAGLHAEIDLVAAALEGRGRVVRVALGGGSPNALSPEQLEALAQHLADAFGGDHASWSIEIDPRSLTPAFAEAMARIGFERASLGVQTFDPAIQAAIGRVQPEPMIAVATSSLREAGVTSLNFDLMYGLPGQDAAMLADNIGRAVAMGPDRLAVFGYAHVPHIVPRQRAIPADRLPGPLARFEQAEAARDQLVEAGYRAIGFDHFARPNDALAKAADLGRVRRNFQGYTDDPCDTLIGMGASAISRLPGLLVQNEKNSGRYGLRAANGLLSGNRGIALGPLDSLRARVIERFLCTGSTRLELLPDWARITSALCPFVAHGLARLDGGRLVIGKDGWPYARAMAALLDPWRLQSQRKFSSAV
- a CDS encoding FixH family protein, translating into MKTPFTGRKMALVLVAFFGVVMAVNFTMARLAIGNFGGTVVDNSYVAGQAHDEWAEAQQRQDALGWDAGATWRSDGRVEVRITGPDASGLEGRAEHRLRKSEDVALTFVPLGDNLFLSEQAVGEGRWSVRVTAEGPRGGARFLLPLGA
- a CDS encoding heavy metal translocating P-type ATPase: MDAPRASLIPTASSLWSVEGMRCAACIARIERELPATKGITGARVNLSARRVRVEHEADLPEDAIADAFARTGFDAHPYAGETIESPRIAETRALVKALAVAGFAMMNIMLLSVSVWAGAEGITRSLFHWLSALIAVPAVAYAGRPFFSSALAALKRGRTNMDVPISIGVLLATGMSLYETATHAPHAYFDSAVMLLFFLLIGRVLDSIMRARAESAVATLMRRIPREALLLETGGATRIVAVEALAPGDRLLVAAGERIPADGRLQKGHSEVDRSLVTGESLPVTVDRGADLLAGTINLAAPIEMRVTAAGEATAIAEIARLMERASESRSAYVRIADRAARLYTPLVHSLALLAFIGWMLAGVGAHQALLIAVSVLIITCPCALGLAVPVAQVVAAGAFMRSGILVREGSAFERLAGVTRALFDKTGTLTRGDLRPLSLPLGPENRAVLAAMVAASTHPLSRAIRCRLEDVVPATLDSIDEHVGQGLEARIGGRLYRFGRPDWVGLRVADSETQALAAFAELPRGASTLIRFEDQLRPEARASLASLSRLGVASEMLSGDRAASVERVGGALGIPARGGVDPGAKEARIVALQFDGHGVLMVGDGLNDGPALKRADVSMAPASASDVGQTAADFLFLGEGLDAVPRAVRGARATMRVIRQNFALAIIYNVCAVPLALAGKVTPLVAAIAMSGSSLIVVANSLRLARAAR